In Glycine soja cultivar W05 chromosome 10, ASM419377v2, whole genome shotgun sequence, the genomic stretch CAGACAACAAAAGCAACATGGGTCAGTGCCCAAATTATGATGCTTTAGGCTCCAAGGCTCCTAAACATATATGATTACTTCACCTGTTTGGTGAACATAATGTACACTAAAAGTGCACTGCTTGAAACACAATTCAAGATTTTGGAACCATGACACCAATGATTACACTAAAGTaatatactcttttttttttaaaaaaaaaaagatataacaaAAGTTAGATTTATGAAAGAAGCCAATGATCGATATACATTTACCTTGTTGAACGGGTTAATTAACCCCAGTTTTTCAAAGGGACATAAAGTAAACTCAATTTTCAAAGTCATTGATGTAACAAGCTCAATTTTACATAGTACTACAGACTAGCTAGGTATCAAGGTATATGGTACTAGATGGGTCACATTTGAATGTTGAAAAGTGGATGCATCTCTGTTCGAAAGAACAAGTTTTCTCATCAAACAAAGTCTTTGTACCTTGTTTTTTAGGCTTATTCCATCTATGGAAATTGCTAGGACGCCTGTCATTAACAAAGAACTACAATATTGTTTTGTATAGTATAAGGTGTATCAAGACATTTCAATGTTATGCAAGCACAGAATTTCAACTTGATATATTTTGTTACTTGATAGCATGCATGGTAGTTAGTTATAATGAAAACTTTATTCTTAGTattaaagaaggaaaaaaaaaattcttagtaCTTTCCATTGGGGTAGATTCCATAAATTAGGTGATGATGGGTTCGGGGCTTGATTAATTTGGCTATTTGCCTTCTACAATTTGAGCCAAGCGTTCAAGAGGAAAGTAAAAAAGGGAGATAAAGGTGAATGGAAAACCGAAAGGAAgggagagaaaataaagaaaaagaagaaaagaacaaagacaaaaaagaaaaagaagagagagagagagagagacggcTTCTTAAATGGAGGCACATGGTTGCATGTGAAATGTGACGACTAAtgggaatgaaaaagaataaatgaaaGCCCACAAATAATGTGATTTCGTGGAAGTTAGAAGGGGTAAGCCAACAATATACACATTATATGTGGGTATGGTCCCTTTCTAATTAACCGTATATGCACATatcatgaatttaaaaataatatatcaaccagctattttttttttatattctttccatgtgtagttttaattttggaaaaagtctaaaatataaaaaatatcaccattttcaataaattctaaaattatgtatcttaaagacaaataaagtatcataaatatattattatgataaaaaaaatctggaTTTGATTATATTGCAATAAATTAcagaaaaaacttttaaaattaagaagtaaattataaaaataaactatgaaaTATGATATATTcaaagttataaattttgaaaatgcatatataattttttaactttactaatttaataaattaatattaattaaacttaaaaaatattttaaataacgacaaaatatgaaatgtttgatataaaaagtcaaaagaaagtatatatattaaaagaagtCATCACTTTCAATAATAAAGACTCAAATTAATACACAAGGGTTGATAAATGATTTTCTGGtgattatcttttatttcattaaattatttatgtaacGTATTTTTGCAATGGGTGTGGCTACAGAGAGGGAACCCTGCCTAGTGAATAATAGTGAAAATGGGATTGCCACATGGATAGAGTCATAGAGCCGCACACGAAAtgggaaaataattaaataaatatgatatcccaattagtttttacatgTAGTGGTTATTAATACcggtttaaattaaaaatagattaatGTTACTCACACTCGATGTCTTCCTAagactttttttattagttagaatttattaaaaattattattaataataagtttattttttatttaattattatctttcagcttataaaatagaattaataatatttaattaagtgtTACATTAAAATTAGTTAAGACTATAATAATCTTAaggaatttaataattttttgacaTATTTTGAGATTCATCAAGATGGTATATTTACATTGATGATGcacaatcataaattttttgaagGCATATATATAGGCATGTCAGCATTTGATAATCTGGAACTTGACAGTTGTAATGTGAAGGTTCCACACGTGTCAGcctttaattagaaaaaggtATCCCTTAAAAGTCGCTAATCCATCCACTGCTGTGGGTGGGCCCCAACCCTAGAGTCTTTATTCGACCTTTCTCAAGTCAAGTGTCTGttccaacaacaacagcaacaaaatATGCATTACATTACACCACGCCTTTTCCTTCTTCTTAAAATAGCATGTGAAACTCTTCCCTATACACTCACATAGTCACATGCAATCCAATGCATAAGCCTTCGCTGCACTGCATATTGTAGGCCCTCCCACCCACATCATACATACCAAATTAACTCTCCTTCACACTGTTTccaattttttccttcttcactAACTTTTCAATTCGTGGggttcctttctttcttttttactaaCAAATATCCAAAACTACCATAGGATCTCCTCTTCCTCAGCTTTATAATTATTCCCTCTATTTTTCTATCTAATCTAGTCTAGATATATATGACTACCAATCCGATTACTTGCACTTGAACCACATGCATTTTGAATTAGCtagagataattttttatacaatatttttaaataacgaTCGAGGTTATAGTAgtaccctttttatttattaatctatATCTTTTTAGTTGtacttgcaattttttttaatgaatttgttGCTTTCCTCAACCAGAATCAAAGATTATGAATTAATGATGCAAGATAATGAATTAATGATCCTTATGAACCATTAACGCACGGCTTAACCAGACATGTTTAGTGGGAAGAAATGTTGTTGTTGGGGCAGGAATGGCTTTGCCAGCAGATGCCAACTAACTTAGTACTTTAAATGAGTATAGTTATTAGTTAATGACATTTAATCACTTTGATATTTTCTAACTAGTTTAAGCATGGTGCAGTCAACTACAATGATATATAACCAAAAGTGGTGAAGCAAATGACAGTGGGATAATATATATGCTAATAAAGGCTGTCATGGGCCGTGGATTAGGCGGGTCAGGTGGATATTATGCACCAAAAGGTATAAGCACTTCATCTTGTTTATTAGAGTATTTTTAACGAGAAATCTTAAATTGAGATCTTAGATCatcatttttattatctatGACCCACTGTCAAATTTTgcataaaacaatttaattaccAGCAACATGTAATAGAACTGACAAGCTTTTCTCACTAAGAGGCCCCCGTTTGTCAAATTAGAGGATTTTCAGTGTATCACTGGACCTTTAGCAGCTTGTTTAAAATGCtctaaacatatatttatttataaacacttaaaattaaagtaaatattgtaagacataaatcttttgaaatactCTCATATAATCATATAGCAGACATCATGAATTAGTTCAGAATGGAATTAATCTGGTCAGCATGTATACATGCACCACTGATTCCGCCCGCATCTTTGATGAAAGTTCAATGCTAGCCGGATGGTATTTCTAAGGACCATATTGAAGATTTCTCATACACACATGCGACATATATTacgtgaaatatttatttttataggatatatatatatatatatatatatatatatatatatatatatatatatatatatatatagcattttACTGTTGACCGGTAATATTAaagtacaaaaatatttttcttacacCCTTGTCTTTTTCCCCTATCATTACTTCtactctaaaaaaaaaggaagactCAATTGAATTTCTTCCCTCCTCATCCCTTCCTTGTGTAAAGATAGTAtgtaaaataagatatttaaaaataatattattaattaaagtatttttgAAATATGAGTTCaacttttttgtaattaaatcgaaaaaaaaaactcaacacaacaaattatttattgattcatataagtaaataataatatccCTGATCACATTAtatctgattttatttttaattcattttattacacCAGATACAACACAATTAGTCAGATCTAATGtgatagattgtacaattttGTTGTACATGAGCCGAGCTCAATTTGAAACTAGCTAGATTCCACGCTCTTCACAATATTGcgatttttttacactttttttttaatttaatgatattcTATCTGACATTCTctcaaggattttttttatgattagttaaaatttattaaaaattatcaatttggaTAAGTTTAGATTCTCATCTAATACAATCATAGAGAAAATCATTAAATGAAAAGCTGTGATTGGAGGTGAAACTCAAAGAAAGTACATGGAAGAGCAGATGGCCCCTGATGAGGCATCTGCTCATGCTAAAATGATGGACAGTACATATATAATTGGAGGTGAACCTCTAAGGAAGTACCAGCAAGAACAACGCCTAAAGAAGAAATATTTGGAGAAGagcagagaaaataatgttatagAGGATCGTGCAAGGAATCTACGTCATATTGACCTTGAAGAaattagaaaatgttttctcgGTCCTAGAATTAATTAACTGATCAATGATCCCAAGACCAGGCCCATGCATCAGGATTCACTCTCAGATGAAAAATTGCTTTCGGGCTCACCCAAGAAGGAGTGGCGGCTAATATAATGCTAGATACAACGATGAGAGGATATATATGGACCATACAGGATGAAGAATTTTCTGCACGAAACTGATTTGTACAAGCTTGTGTATCGTTTAATTACTTTCGACTTTGTTTAACTAGCTTTAATAGCAGAAGTTTGACATTTTATCAACCCTAAaggttattttccttttttttttaaaaatatttttttacagttcGAATGCATTTTTTACTACGGAAGTGGctaaaacaacatttttcaaaattgaaagattaaaaaacaaatttaaatttagataacaaaaataatagtaatttaaatttttaaaaaactatatttaagcgtttctttcaaaaaagagaAATTGAGGGCAATCAGTAACGAAATGAACcgcataaaacataaaattcacaattttctGTGAATCATTCACTAATAAATGAGGAttacttaaatattttacttcCCCGTTAAGCTGAATGCGAAGTTTGGCCTATAAACGCTGGATTATTCTATCGTTTCCCTTTATTATGACGCTTGTCATTTTTCACTTTTCAAGCATAGATGACATTTTCTATTGGTACACAGAATGTAATTGCAATTATCTAAGTTGATAACTTCTACGCAATACAAATCCCGATAAAAGTGTAGTATTAACAGTGATAAAAGGTGGAACATTCAAATGatgttcaaagttcaaactcaaACGATAAAGGGCTGAAAGTGACCATGGAGGAAGATTAAAAacctaatttcatttttttgttatttgtaaaaaaaattaaagtacttttttttcattttgcaataaatTAAACCTTGAAATAGTACGCAACTCTTGTCCTTCCtcaaaatttttttacatggaaACACTTGTTATGAATAATTGCATATACCGCTAGGAAAGAAGAGTAATAATATTGACTCATGAAAACgattatttaagttatttttaaccTATTAAgcataatatcaattttaagtggtctttattttttttttcaagataaatATGTATCAcgagttatttatttatgaaggaAGTCGTTAAGGAAAGAATCAAAGTAGGTATGCATGTtcacattcaattaaatatgaaagaataaaagaaagaaagaaaaaaagaagatggAGGTGGTGATAGTGGAACTCAAAGGAAGGAGGAATAAGCAAATGGCATGTACAGTGTACACGATAAAATACAtgaatctgaaaaaaaaaacgatataataattaaaaataaaaaataaaaaacacctgGCGCAATATAGCCTAGGCGCGCGGGTCAACTCAACGCGGAGCCGGCGAGATTTGCCGGCGCGGCGCCGGCGAGTAGTTCGGCCAGAGCCGTCATGGCTCGCACTTGCATCTCCAAGGCGGAGATATAGTCCGTGGCTTCTTCCAGAAGGTTCGGGAACGAAACCTTCCGGCAACCGGGAACCAACCGGCTGAGAACGCGCGCTTTCTTCTGAACAGCCGGTAACCGGTTCCTCCTCTCTCCGTTTCCAATCCTCGTTCTCTTCAAACCGTTGTTGGACGATGCCGCCTTCGCCTTCTTGTGCTGCATGCGGAGCTTCCTCCAGCGCTTGAGAATCGCGCGGCTCCACCTCGTTCGGCCTCTGGCGGTGGCGGCGAGGACGCGGTCGGCGGTCTCGCGGACCTGGCCGGCGGCTCTAGGCTTGGTCGCCGATGACGGAGTGCGGCGGAGAGCCTCCACGAGGCGGCGGGAGTAGATCCGCTGCTCCACGTCGGATCTCCAAGGGACGGCGGCGGCGAAATCGAGATCGCCGGCGGCGTGGTCTCCGATTTTTCTGCGCTTCTTGTGATTGGATTCTCGCAACGTGTCGGAATTACTTGAATCTACGTTCGGGTCGAAAGACGCCATAGATGATTGCAATTAAATGATTTGTTGGTTGAGATgatgagagaagaaaaagaaattgaatgaacaataaaaaacgcaagaagaagaagaagaagaagaagaagaagttgatgGTGTTTGGAGCGAAGTGAGGGGAAGtaaatagaagaaaagaaagagtatAAAAGGAGTTCAAGTCACGGGGAACCACCCGTCCTTTAGTTACTCATATTTATTGCCCCATCTCTTTTCTTTCTGCTCGTTTTTtctgttgtttttttattattaaaataacattttttaatattataaataaacatataaattttttatttgtaagaacaaattacattttctttagttataataattttttggtgttattcaattataattcgtcatttataataaattttattgattttttatgaaattatattaaaaggcattcaatcaaacaataatttgtggttgaattatcttaaaaaaatattttacataattaatatattattattaaactctaaaaaaattacatctctTCCGTTGGTATCGTGGAATTAAGATAAGTtgcatttttatataattattatttttgaaggaAACATAAAGGGGATATTTGAGTACAAAATAAGTGGCGTAATTAATTTGAAGGAAGATGTGGGAAGGGAAGGAAGTTAACTTTGAGTTTAGTTTGACTAATAAACTGAAATGAAAGATTAACAAACAAGGATGTCTTTGAAtatgatattaataaaatagGGAGAGATAGAGACCTCACATGGCACCTCCCATGAGGAAAGTTTAGGTTTATTTGATTGAACAAGATGAGCTAGTGGAcaacttgcctaattaattttatcgtATTCTCGTGCAGCAGTTCTAACTAATTCGTTAattgtgattattattttttttatttcaattttcggCCCCTCAAACCCTCtgtttttattctaaatttcGGTTGAacaaactttaaaatttatactATAAGTCACGGGAGACACACAACTGTTTGTGATTAAATGAAGAACGAGGAGTCCACTTTCAAAGCATGTACTATCCAATTAATCACTATTATTTTGTACCTCTTACGGATAAGATCTCCCATGTTGCCTCAATCATCTTAACTTGCTAGCAAAGATAGAACCTAAGGatagaaagaagagagagaaaaagggggggcaaaaaattaaaacaaaaaaataaaagattaaagcaTGATTAGGTTAACCAAAGCGTATAACTTTCATTTGGTGCAACATTATATTATAGTGATCTAATTGGTATACCTATTGTTAGTGTAGTCCTCCTGGGTATGTTATTTTTTGGGTGCTACGTCACCTTGCAGCTAAAaacttcttttcttaactctacCTGCAAAGCAaaaagaacattttcaatgTGTCTCCAACTCTCGATTACACGAAGTGCAAAATTTAAAGCCTTATGAGAAAAcaaacaactaaaaaatattgGAATCAAAACAGTGCAGGGGCATTGCTGTCTCTAATCAACGGTCAAGATTGATGGTCAGAGTAGTCATCACCTATCACACTAAATGATAaagctttctttctttctttcattttttctttttttggcagGGCATGAATGACAGGCCTAATGAGTCCATGACAAATGCCTGGCATGTGATAAAAGCCATAAAATCTGTATTATGATAATGTTAAATTTCACTGTGTTTCTTACCTTTACCTGCTGCAAGGATTGTATGTATGTGTGTATGTCTTGTTcatgctttaatttttattaatttgtgattGTTACAAAAATAAGTTTCCCTATCTTTTGGCCACGGGGTTTGAAAAATAGGTATAGATGAATTGATAAAGTAATGGATTTATTattctatgaaaaaaaaaactttattctttaattgGAAGGCATTGATGATGAATGAAAATGTTCTATTGGATGGAGAAATGGAGTTGGCGTCTGTTGATTGGTTCCTGAAATGGGGccaaacttatttgtttttattcttgGCAATCATTAGGGGGTGATGCACCCAAATGGAAGCCAAAGATGCAGAAAAAAGGAAGACATGTGGTTGTTTTCATCGCACTTTCCATCACCTGgccctctatttttattttatgcatttctttttttatttaattttatgaaagaaACGGCTTTTGGACTCACTTCCTCATTGAGACGGTGTGGCCAGGTTTCATCCACATTGCCCACCCTCCTTTCTCTCTGTGGAGAATAATAATATTGTACTGTACATTGCCTTGCATTATTGGTATACACTCCATTTTGGCCATGACCTGATCCAATTGTTTCCATgtctttgagatttttttttatctcataaatgttaatttattagtttgatTAAAAATGTCAATTAGAAATATTCTTTTTCCATCCAagaccaaccttatatctcttCCTTGACTTTGGAGAAATGAATGTTATATAAACTATAGGCAACaacaaattaagaataaaaaagctGTGGTGAGTATGGAAAAAATTGGAAACAAAATCTGTGAAAAATCTGATCAGCCTCGTATCCAAATGACAAGCCAGAGAACTTTGTCTCCTTGAAAGAGACAGGCTTTGCTGTCTTAACTCTCCTCAATATATTAAACAACAACAATGCAATTGGTCCAGTGCAATGATTTTCTCATTCAGCCAAGAAAGATACAATAGAGTATTGATTTCACTGTGTATCATAATAACTATGAACAGTTGAAAACCTTTGTGATATTGAGACTGAGAGAGACCCCTTTATCTCTAGCTTAAGAAATTTTCACCGCATCAAAGAGTAGTTAATTAGGTAGGTGACTTATGTCCAAACATGAAGCACATGGTCAAGTAGTGAAGCTCCATTTCTTATCATATTCATTGCTTTCTATCCTTGTATGCTGTACATCCCTTTTGCATATTTAAAGTTAGCCTGGTCAGAAACCATCTTTACTCCGTGAAAACAACtgttttttttacctttcttGTAAGATTTGCTCCGAATCTTGTATTTTTCTGTGGGGTTACTAGGACTTCCACTTTAAAATCTTGTTATTAATCCATGTGAGAAGATATGACTTATATGATGACGAGACTTTTATGCAGCTCCTCTTCCTGGTTCATAATCAATCAATTTGACTTGTCTAATAGACCAATAATTCCATCCATCCCTCCTGCTAATTAACCATATTCCGTGAACAAGCCAATTTGCATTTTACTTCCTCCTTTTGGaccatattataataattttttgatggGAAGTTCAGCTCACAGAGCCTCTTAACACAAACattagtatatataaataaaaaaagacgaGTTATACCAGGTGACCGCATAAGACAAAAAACATTCATTAGTGATGCTGCTATGCTTCCCAACATGGTTTTCTTACATTAAATAAACGCGTAACATATAATtcagtttcttatttttatatgcaTATACATCTTTTCACCGGCTATGATTCATGAATGGTTGACATTGAATAGGCACTAAGAGCTGACTCATCTCaactttgatgtaaaactattGTCACAATTTGAATGTGAACCAATTCTCATGATCATGGCACCAAAATTCGCGGCCTGCTGCCAATTATTCTTCAGAACACCAAAAAGAAGAGGAATCATGTCTGGATACAAATTAAAAGCATTCATCCTATGGGGATTGAATAACCAAAAGGTTTCACTCCTGAATTATTTTGACCTTTTATGTAGATTCCTTCCACAGTTACCCACTTTTAAGCAGTTAAACTCATAAGAATGGTTATATAACTACCATACCAACAAATGTATAGAGCTTAATATGGCTTGTGAGGGCAATGCGAAGTTGTGATGTAGCAATTTGTTGTTTTGTCAAGATACTATTGATAATCAACCGTTctgtaattaataatatcaaagtGGCGAAGATTTAAAAATGATGCAAATGGTCTTGGCGGTGAATTAAGGACTTATTGGTTTGACTATATATCGGTGATGGGCTCCATAACTGAGTAGATGTGGTGTGCAAATTCCAAGTATTTATCTGACATTTGAGTTTGAGCTTAATAATTGCTAAATAAACCCGCTGATAAATttttgttggactagacttaattaagatttgaataattttcctatttaattatcttttctATGCCCAAAGTCCTTGACTAAACAAACCAATAACttctgaaaataattattatattcattttcttatttgcgtaaaaaaaagatgttgatgaaatagaaaatatgcataatgcaatttttaaaaaaatcttttgtagagtgttcattttataaaaatattaattatgtaaatgaAGTATAATTATGACATTGAATATTCATCTAAAGCTTGCGCTATTGGTTATAGGAATGTTATGAATGGGATTTAATTTGTACACATGTCTTCCATCAATACAGATGATAATTAAGCCTTAGAATAAAACCACTAACCAAATCGCTTGTACCAAACTACTAGACAATTGGTAGGGCAGGAGTTTAATTCGGGATTTGGTGCAACTAACGCGTTTCACGCTGTCTTATCttgaatattaatattataataatcagTGTTGTGCTGAACAAGACTGTTTCTACAcactaattaatttctttttgctATCTCTTTTTGTGGGGTGATATGCTTCCTCAGCATTCTAAGAACGAATAAAACACACGAATGCCCAATTATTGATCACCCTACTAGCATATCATATTAATCAAACTTAACGCAACTGTGCGGGAGTGTTTGCCTTGCTAATCAATCCATCCTTTGCTTATCCACAAAACAACCATCATAATGACGattttgtataatatatgtGGTGATAAACGTATTGTTTAATGTGATGATCTCATCTTATAATTAGTAACGAGAAAGCCAAAGGAACCTGACAGAAATCCTGCAATTGTAAATTTGGACGGATTTCATCGGAAAAAAAGATCGTGATCCCTAAGGATTTGAATATTATGTaatgcaattaattaaaaaaaaaatgacattagaAAGGGGTACTATGCCTCTAGCTAGTGGTTGAAGTTCTTGGCTCAAAAAATGTGCGAGAGAGACGTCTATTTTTGTTGAGTTGGGAACTCACTGTCCGAAGGTGGCCTCACAACATTATTACCTTAATTTGGTTAATTAGTCGAGTCTATAGAGTATGGTGTTTTGGTTaggtagttaattatttttcttattttatataaataatatattaagctttcacctcacacttttacatatgttacaaaaataataatagggtATCAAATGAAGACCATCGTTAGGCTTATTTTCCATTAGTGAAAACTTTGCCtacaaaaaatacttaatttgtATCTGTTAAAAAATAGAATCTCATTTTAATTGGTAGCTTATCATTTTCATCGTCGAGCTAATATTAAACTTTAAGTTACCccaaaaaacttaattattagcGTAGTAATCCTTTATGTATTGAGATCAGCCAAATCTATGTTGTTTCCAATTCCTTAAGAATATTGTGATGGGTCTTGTGGATTTACTTGGGGTGGAGTACGTTATCCTTGAGTTCTTGATGAATGTTAATGAATTAACTATAAGTCAAGATTTCATGAGAGACTAGTTAACTAAGGAATCAATCATATCTCTATTTAATTAAGGGACCAACCCTGAATATCATAATAGTGTGCTAGGACTATTTCATTCTCTGAAATATAAGAGGAAAGATTAATGAGACAATATCCCAACTTCCTCATCCATTGTTGCATTGCATCTCTAAAATATTTGTGATTATTACttgttttcttatcttttagtttACATTACATtcttagaaaaggaaaaaagaaaaaaaaattccaatatAGCTTCataaaatcctaaaatttgtgATACATCAAATTAGTCTTCACATGCAAGATCATATACTTTGCTTACCGTTTATAACTTATGCGTCTTGGATCAACATGAGCCTAACCAATTTAATGTTTCATCTCCATAAAAATACAGCCTAGTCCAATTATTTAATTTGGCCGATTTATATGTCTACTCTTGATTTCGAGAGCTTGTTTAATTTAGACGCAAAATATATGTTACATTTGCGGCTTTGAGTGGATGTAAGCATATTAAGTCAAATGTTTCTACAATGTTTGGAGAAACGTTTAACACATGTAGGATCACGTCTGACACTATAAATGCGATATGAAATTGTATTTCCATCAAAGTTATGACTTGTTGTCTAAGCAAAAAAAGCAATATTTTGTCACATTTGTGTTGAAGTAAATCTCATTTGATATTATTGacaaaaaatttctaacttcaacaatattgacatttttttattaataagtaaacatttaaaagaaacttttatcaatattatttaacaccatatattatttcaaaatcGCTTttggtgaaaatatttttaaatataaatcaatttacTCAAAGCCTCACACACTTTTGACTAAAACCAACTGTAAAAAATcaagttactttaaaattaattctcaaaTTGTAAATCAAACACATACTTAGTTGATAAGTAATCCAAATTGATAACTATCTTCTTTTATAAGAGGAAAGGGTCATGTTAGATTGTATGGCTATAAAATTTTGAGTATTTGTATATCTTATATAAATGATCACGATGGCCCATAACATAATGAATCCTGTGTGTTTATTTCTTTGCGAAAAGATAATCATGCTTCGAGAGGATTGTGAAAGTACAACCAACCCTTATTACAAAATTAGTAAACTTAATTTGTAAATAAGGAAACAAACTGAAATGATCTTTACTAgaagcggatcgtttgatacagatCCCAGAGTTTGGATCACGTCACTTCTAGCGGGAAAAATAAGTCGGGGTAGACATCACAAGAATTATGTTGATAAGTccaagattggttcaacaaggaacccagagaaaaattctcacaaaatattcacaaaatgcAAAAAGTCCCTTCTATTGAAAACGAGTTCAATATCTAAGGT encodes the following:
- the LOC114369750 gene encoding transcription factor bHLH149-like, yielding MASFDPNVDSSNSDTLRESNHKKRRKIGDHAAGDLDFAAAVPWRSDVEQRIYSRRLVEALRRTPSSATKPRAAGQVRETADRVLAATARGRTRWSRAILKRWRKLRMQHKKAKAASSNNGLKRTRIGNGERRNRLPAVQKKARVLSRLVPGCRKVSFPNLLEEATDYISALEMQVRAMTALAELLAGAAPANLAGSALS